The segment TTCGTCCGTGAGAACGCGTCGGTGTTCCAGGCGGAGAGCGGCGCATGGGGGCGCTCGGGATGCACGCGCGTTCATCTCCACTCGGTGGATGAAGAGACGCTCGGCGAAGCGGTGACGCTAGCCTGGCAGAACAGCGTCGCGAAAGGGCCGGCCCGTTCGAAGGCGAAGACGTCGGCCAAACGCGCGGCGTCGACCGCTACGGCGCCGAAGCGCGGGCGACAGACGCGTCCGCGCTGATCGCGGCCGCCAACTCCCAACGTATTTTGATAGCTAGTGGGCTGTAGCCTTTTGGCGTACCGAGCAGCGATGGGAGAACTGCCCTAATGTCAGTGGCAATGGAGCCGGAGTTGGCCCCTGCGTCTATCGACGGGAGTTGACAGAGGGACCTTCATGCCTGATACTTCCATCGACCAACGATGGGAATCACGAACCAGCCACACGACCTGCTACCGGGCACGCTCGACCTGCTCGTGCTGAGGACGCTCCAGCGTGGCCCGACGCACGGCTACGGAATCGCTCAACATCTCCGGATTACGTCACAGGAGGTCTTGCAGGTCGGCGAGAGCTCGCTCTACCCCGCACTCCAGCGGCTGCTGCTCAACGGGTACGTCAAAGGTGAGTGGGGCCTGTCAGACAATAACAGGCGCGCGCGCTACTACACCCTGACTGCGGCGGGTCGCAAACGACTCGCGGCCCAGCGCAAGGACTTCGACGTACTCATCGGCGCCATGCAGCGTGTCCTCGAGCCTGACGCGTGAAGAGGCGCGACGACATGAGGGTCCACCTTCGCCGTCTCGCCTATCTGTTCCGCCGCCGACGCGCCGAAAGCGAGCTTGCCGAAGAGCTGCAGTTTCATCGTGAGATGGCGCAGCGTGAGCTCCATCGCTCGGGCGTGCCCGAGGAGGAAGCAGCCCGCACGGTCAGTCGTGCGATGGGCAACACGACGCTCGCCCGCGAGGATGCTCGCGCGGTCTGGATCTCGCCATGGCTCGATGGCCTCTGGCAGGACGCGCGACACGGCGTCAGAAGCCTTCGCCGCAGTCCTGGCCTCGTGGCCGTCAGCGCCTTA is part of the Luteitalea sp. genome and harbors:
- a CDS encoding PadR family transcriptional regulator; this encodes MGITNQPHDLLPGTLDLLVLRTLQRGPTHGYGIAQHLRITSQEVLQVGESSLYPALQRLLLNGYVKGEWGLSDNNRRARYYTLTAAGRKRLAAQRKDFDVLIGAMQRVLEPDA
- a CDS encoding MmcQ/YjbR family DNA-binding protein, which produces MPNAKDFRRIVLGLPDAIESAHMGHPDFRVNGRRFATLNHDQTRGMVVLTPDQQEWFVRENASVFQAESGAWGRSGCTRVHLHSVDEETLGEAVTLAWQNSVAKGPARSKAKTSAKRAASTATAPKRGRQTRPR